A genomic stretch from Myxococcales bacterium includes:
- the coaD gene encoding pantetheine-phosphate adenylyltransferase: protein MSRLAVYAGSFDPVTNGHRDLIERASALFDRVIVAIGIHATRKPLFTADERLGLLREVSADLPNVTVESFDGLLIEFCRKSGARIIVRGLRAATDFEYELQIAHANADLQPNIDTIFLPTRTNYGFVSASLVREIASHHGDVARYAPPVVCAALAKKFA from the coding sequence ATGAGCCGCCTCGCCGTCTACGCTGGCAGCTTCGACCCGGTCACCAACGGGCACCGCGATCTCATCGAGCGGGCCTCCGCCCTGTTCGACCGGGTGATCGTCGCCATCGGCATCCACGCCACGCGCAAGCCCCTGTTCACCGCCGACGAGCGCCTCGGGCTCCTGCGCGAGGTGTCGGCCGACCTGCCCAACGTGACGGTCGAGTCGTTCGACGGCCTGCTCATCGAGTTCTGCCGCAAGAGCGGCGCGCGCATCATCGTGCGCGGCCTGCGGGCCGCCACCGACTTCGAGTACGAGCTCCAGATCGCCCACGCGAACGCGGATCTGCAGCCGAACATCGACACCATCTTCCTGCCCACGCGCACGAACTACGGCTTCGTGTCCGCGTCGCTCGTGCGCGAGATCGCGAGCCACCACGGCGACGTGGCGCGCTACGCGCCGCCGGTCGTGTGCGCGGCGCTGGCCAAGAAGTTCGCGTAG
- a CDS encoding 3'-5' exonuclease, with amino-acid sequence MADRRRPAPSHPAWDLPCAEAPFAFVDLEMTGLDVERDRVVEICVERVVGGACVGRLESLVWPGEERAGGASEVHGLTCDALRGAPTFAELAPRVNELLAGAVPVAHAASWDQRFLHAELARLELDLNLEHWIDTLWLSRRSFLFPTHSLAALRGQFGLDADGSHRASGDVAALREVFRRCVEVLRPVSPRDLWESLTPSEHARAAVMEGLVAAQASGLPVKIAVRPSGKAAREVVVVVTEILSDVDPPRAIGYLLPGRGRRELRADRILRIEPLPASPPDLDSR; translated from the coding sequence ATGGCCGACCGCAGGCGACCCGCGCCCTCCCACCCCGCGTGGGATCTCCCGTGCGCGGAGGCGCCGTTCGCGTTCGTCGATCTCGAGATGACCGGCCTCGACGTGGAGCGCGATCGCGTGGTCGAGATCTGCGTGGAGCGCGTCGTGGGGGGCGCATGTGTCGGGCGCCTCGAGTCGCTCGTGTGGCCGGGCGAAGAGCGCGCGGGCGGCGCGAGCGAGGTGCACGGGCTCACCTGCGACGCGCTCCGCGGAGCGCCCACGTTCGCCGAGCTCGCCCCGCGGGTGAACGAGCTGCTCGCGGGCGCGGTGCCCGTCGCCCACGCGGCCTCGTGGGATCAGCGCTTCCTGCACGCGGAGCTCGCGCGCCTCGAGCTCGACCTAAACCTCGAGCACTGGATCGACACCCTGTGGCTCTCGCGGCGCTCTTTTTTGTTCCCCACCCACTCGCTCGCGGCGCTCCGCGGCCAGTTCGGCCTCGACGCCGACGGCTCGCACCGCGCCAGCGGCGACGTCGCCGCGCTCCGCGAGGTCTTCCGCCGCTGCGTCGAGGTCCTTCGCCCCGTATCCCCGCGAGACTTATGGGAAAGTCTCACCCCCTCCGAGCACGCGCGGGCGGCCGTGATGGAGGGCCTCGTGGCCGCCCAGGCGTCGGGCCTGCCCGTGAAAATCGCCGTGCGCCCCTCCGGCAAAGCCGCGCGCGAGGTGGTGGTCGTCGTCACCGAGATCCTCTCCGACGTGGATCCGCCCCGAGCGATCGGCTATCTGCTCCCCGGGCGGGGCCGGAGGGAGCTCCGGGCCGATCGCATCCTGCGCATCGAGCCTCTCCCCGCGAGCCCACCCGATCTGGACAGCCGATGA
- a CDS encoding thiolase family protein — MSLRPVYLAAALRTPIGRHRGGLASVRPDDLAAHLLRAVGERHAGLWARVEHVVLGATNQAGEDNRNVARMAALLAGLPYEVPAVTVNRLCGSGLEAVCDAARRVATGDADVVLAGGVESMTRAPFVFGKPDEPFPRTPPKVFDSSLGWRFENPRLAARFPLQSMGETAENVADKWGITRLEQDTFALESQQKAARAWAEGAFDAEVVPVPVPGTKKGETALFSRDESVRGDVTPEGLAKLAPVFRKGGSVTAGNSSPLNDGASLVAVVSEEVLAAEGLTPLARVVSQAATGVEPNLMGEGPISAGKKALSRAGWGVGDLDLVELNEAFAAQSIACVRGLELASDRVNPTGGAIALGHPIGSSGCRVLVTLAHGLARLGKRRGMAALCVGVGQGIAMTLERPQ; from the coding sequence ATGAGCCTCCGCCCGGTCTACCTCGCCGCCGCCCTCCGCACCCCCATCGGTCGCCACCGAGGCGGCCTCGCGAGCGTGCGCCCCGACGACCTCGCCGCGCACCTGCTCCGCGCCGTGGGCGAGCGCCACGCGGGCCTCTGGGCGCGCGTGGAGCACGTGGTGCTCGGGGCCACGAACCAGGCCGGCGAGGACAACCGCAACGTCGCGCGCATGGCGGCGCTCCTGGCCGGTCTCCCGTACGAGGTGCCAGCCGTCACCGTGAACCGCCTCTGCGGCTCGGGGCTCGAGGCGGTGTGCGACGCCGCGCGACGCGTCGCCACCGGGGACGCCGACGTGGTGCTCGCCGGCGGCGTCGAGAGCATGACGCGGGCCCCGTTCGTGTTCGGCAAGCCCGACGAGCCGTTCCCACGCACGCCCCCCAAGGTGTTCGACTCGAGCCTCGGCTGGCGCTTCGAGAACCCGCGGCTCGCCGCGCGCTTCCCGCTGCAGAGCATGGGCGAGACCGCCGAGAACGTGGCCGACAAGTGGGGAATCACCCGGCTCGAGCAAGACACCTTCGCCCTGGAGTCGCAGCAGAAAGCAGCGCGCGCGTGGGCCGAGGGCGCGTTCGACGCCGAGGTGGTCCCCGTCCCCGTGCCCGGCACAAAGAAGGGCGAGACGGCGCTTTTCTCGCGCGACGAGTCGGTCCGCGGCGACGTGACGCCGGAGGGCCTCGCGAAGCTCGCCCCCGTGTTCCGCAAGGGCGGCAGCGTCACGGCGGGGAACAGCTCGCCGCTGAACGACGGGGCGAGCCTCGTCGCGGTCGTGAGCGAAGAGGTCCTCGCCGCCGAGGGGCTCACTCCGCTCGCGCGGGTCGTGTCGCAGGCGGCCACGGGCGTCGAGCCGAACCTCATGGGCGAGGGACCCATCAGCGCCGGCAAGAAGGCGCTCTCGCGCGCGGGCTGGGGTGTAGGCGACCTCGACCTCGTGGAGCTCAACGAGGCCTTCGCGGCGCAGTCGATCGCGTGCGTCCGCGGCCTCGAGCTCGCGAGCGACCGCGTGAACCCCACAGGCGGCGCGATCGCCCTCGGGCACCCCATCGGATCGAGCGGCTGCCGCGTGCTCGTGACCCTCGCCCACGGCCTCGCGCGGCTCGGCAAGCGCCGCGGCATGGCGGCGCTGTGCGTCGGAGTGGGGCAAGGCATCGCGATGACGCTGGAGAGGCCCCAGTAG
- a CDS encoding polysaccharide deacetylase family protein → MVSSPPRSPRSPRSPRSPRSPLREGATRALGLAGALSLLLGALALPRATRVPEPIVAEPREATIAPESPRTAPADGERGPDVAGGAAPEGRAVRYVDTHDHYAHATTVVDPAKYTYFRRRGASPEVALTFDCGWVPEASGLAVLDALRELGVKSTFFIAGPFVFKTTPARADTPPNDATLRMIGRILDDGHEVANHTHTHPHGNTRTPWTRELDELARGWRAAVRAIYGDAPPPNAGLRPYWRAPYGEYDDRALTEAAAAGYPFHFGWNVEALDALGIPDCRAVKAGAACLSAERQTRHVLAFARRNPRLDATVVLAHLGGPYGWGNDPRGLRALVTALRAEGRTFAKLSEVIAVTP, encoded by the coding sequence ATGGTGTCCTCGCCTCCGCGCTCGCCGCGCTCGCCGCGCTCGCCACGCTCGCCGCGCTCGCCGCTGCGCGAAGGCGCCACGCGCGCCCTCGGTCTCGCCGGGGCGCTGTCGCTGCTGCTCGGGGCGCTCGCGCTACCTCGCGCGACCCGCGTGCCGGAGCCCATCGTGGCCGAGCCGCGCGAGGCGACGATCGCGCCCGAGTCTCCCCGCACCGCGCCTGCCGACGGCGAGAGAGGCCCGGACGTGGCCGGCGGCGCCGCGCCCGAGGGGCGGGCCGTGCGCTACGTGGACACCCACGACCACTACGCCCACGCGACGACCGTCGTCGACCCTGCAAAGTACACGTATTTTCGTCGGCGAGGCGCGAGCCCCGAGGTCGCGCTCACATTCGACTGCGGCTGGGTGCCGGAGGCGAGCGGCCTCGCGGTGCTCGACGCGCTGCGGGAGCTCGGCGTGAAGTCCACGTTCTTCATCGCGGGGCCGTTCGTCTTCAAGACCACCCCGGCGCGCGCCGATACGCCGCCGAACGACGCGACGCTGCGCATGATCGGCCGCATCCTGGACGACGGCCACGAGGTGGCCAACCACACGCACACCCACCCTCACGGCAACACGCGCACCCCGTGGACCCGCGAGCTCGACGAGCTCGCGCGCGGGTGGCGCGCGGCGGTGCGCGCGATCTACGGCGACGCGCCGCCGCCCAACGCCGGGCTGAGACCCTACTGGCGCGCCCCGTACGGGGAGTACGACGACCGCGCCCTCACCGAGGCAGCGGCCGCCGGATATCCGTTCCACTTCGGGTGGAACGTGGAGGCCCTCGACGCGCTGGGCATCCCCGACTGCCGCGCCGTGAAGGCGGGGGCCGCGTGCCTCTCCGCGGAGCGTCAGACCCGCCACGTGCTGGCCTTCGCGCGGCGAAACCCCCGCCTCGACGCCACCGTGGTCCTGGCGCATTTGGGCGGGCCGTACGGCTGGGGGAACGATCCCCGGGGCCTCCGCGCGCTGGTCACGGCGCTCCGCGCCGAGGGGCGCACGTTCGCGAAGCTCTCGGAGGTGATCGCGGTCACGCCATGA
- a CDS encoding LysR family transcriptional regulator — translation MDTPVSFEGVTTFLAVAETLSFTKAATRLGIAKSAASRRVADLEDALGVRLLHRTTRKLHLTDAGAEYAAQARRAVGVLNDANEAVRDRGDAARGRVRITAPADLGATYLPSVLQSFRRKYPEISIDAVLASRRVDLVAEGIDLALRFGALEDSSLVARKIATAASYFVASPAYVARRGVPATLADLAAHDVVLFRAPRGTLRVELESCDRRGQTEAVELRAMLTGDDLSFVHRAALDGAGLALLPWFLVAPYVESGRLVQVLPRYRARGADGHLVYPSSRLLSKRVALLIEHLLAELKALRAEPSDRAPRANANAKAKS, via the coding sequence GTGGACACACCCGTGAGCTTCGAGGGCGTCACCACGTTCCTCGCCGTCGCCGAGACCCTCAGCTTCACGAAGGCGGCCACCCGCCTCGGCATCGCGAAGTCGGCCGCGAGCCGCCGGGTCGCTGACCTCGAGGACGCGCTCGGCGTGCGGCTCCTCCACCGCACGACGCGAAAGCTGCACCTCACCGACGCGGGCGCCGAGTACGCGGCGCAGGCGCGTCGGGCCGTTGGGGTCCTGAACGACGCGAACGAGGCCGTGCGCGATCGTGGCGACGCGGCGAGGGGCCGCGTGCGCATCACCGCGCCGGCGGATCTGGGCGCGACCTACCTGCCGAGCGTGCTCCAGAGCTTCAGGAGGAAGTACCCCGAGATCTCGATCGACGCGGTGCTGGCCTCGCGGCGCGTGGACCTCGTCGCCGAGGGGATCGACCTGGCGCTCCGGTTCGGGGCTCTCGAGGACTCGTCGCTCGTGGCTCGCAAGATCGCGACGGCGGCGTCGTACTTCGTCGCGAGCCCGGCGTACGTGGCGCGCCGGGGCGTGCCGGCGACGCTCGCGGACCTCGCCGCGCACGATGTGGTGCTCTTCCGTGCGCCGCGCGGGACGCTGCGCGTCGAGCTCGAGTCGTGCGATCGGCGCGGCCAGACCGAGGCCGTCGAGCTCCGCGCGATGCTCACCGGCGACGATCTCTCGTTCGTACACCGAGCCGCGCTCGACGGCGCGGGGCTCGCCCTCTTGCCGTGGTTTCTCGTGGCGCCGTACGTGGAGAGCGGGCGGCTCGTGCAGGTGCTCCCGCGCTACCGAGCGCGCGGGGCCGACGGGCACCTCGTGTATCCGTCCTCGCGCCTCCTGTCGAAGCGGGTCGCGCTGCTCATCGAGCACCTGCTCGCGGAGCTGAAGGCGCTGCGCGCCGAGCCCTCGGACCGGGCGCCGCGCGCGAACGCGAACGCGAAGGCGAAGTCGTGA